In Xiphias gladius isolate SHS-SW01 ecotype Sanya breed wild chromosome 6, ASM1685928v1, whole genome shotgun sequence, a single genomic region encodes these proteins:
- the tm4sf4 gene encoding transmembrane 4 L6 family member 4, with amino-acid sequence MCSGSFAKCLGITLMPLSIVCVLCNILLFFPSGTSVAREHITEQVWYFGGILGSGVLMIFPALVFLGLKNNDCCGCCGNESCGRRFAMLSSILFAGVGVLGAGYSVIVSAVAINHGPQCVVFSNSTVTLWGYPFSNGDYLTNTAAWSLCKEPADVVSWHLSLFSVLMVMGLIQMALCAVQVVNGLLGALCGGCCGGSNRAV; translated from the exons ATGTGTTCAGGCAGTTTTGCCAAGTGTCTGGGGATCACTCTGATGCCTCTGtcgattgtgtgtgtgctgtgcaaCATCCTGCTCTTCTTCCCCAGCGGGACGTCTGTGGCGAGGGAACACATCACAGAACAGGTCTGGTACTTTGGAGGCATTCTGGGATCTGGAGTGCTG aTGATCTTCCCAGCCCTGGTCTTCCTGGGCCTGAAGAACAATGACTGCTGCGGTTGCTGTGGCAACGAAAGCTGTGGGCGGAGATTTGCG atgCTGAGTTCCATACTGTTTGCAGGTGTGGGTGTTTTGGGGGCTGGTTACTCAGTTATAGTTTCTGCTGTGGCCATCAACCACGGACCTCAGTGTGTGGTTTTCAGTAACAGCACAGTGACGCTGTGGGGCTATCCCTTCTCTAATGG AGACTACCTCACGAACACAGCTGCCTGGTCGCTGTGTAAAGAGCCGGCTGACGTGGTGTCCTGGCACCTGTCTCTGTTCTCCGTGCTGATGGTTATGGGTTTAATCCAGATGGCGCTGTGTGCTGTGCAGGTGGTGAACGGCCTACTGGGAGCTCTGTGTGGGGGCTGCTGTGGAGGG AGCAACAGAGCCGTCTGA